The following coding sequences are from one Musa acuminata AAA Group cultivar baxijiao chromosome BXJ2-4, Cavendish_Baxijiao_AAA, whole genome shotgun sequence window:
- the LOC135584683 gene encoding F-box protein SKIP1-like isoform X2, which translates to MAEVIEEGAREAEANRDWSELTPVCLANVLRRLTLEDRWKGAMLVCRSWLAAARDPALFAAVDLEPAFESAGSSRADAAEWWTPAFQRRVDAMLRSAAVWAEGSLREIRVRHCSDEALCFAAERNLLNWLDPSQHSGIVPDEYLRACPQDGDREAMTIGRFMPKLKHVELRFSKLSVSGLISVSEGCGDLEFLDLFGCANLTSRGIEQASTNLKNLKTLIRPNFYIPRSMFHTERYGHWRLYDERFQTNVFQI; encoded by the exons ATGGCGGAGGTCATCGAGGAAGGGGCGAGGGAGGCGGAGGCGAACCGCGATTGGTCGGAGCTGACCCCGGTGTGCCTGGCTAACGTGCTCCGCAGGCTGACCCTGGAGGACCGGTGGAAGGGGGCGATGCTTGTGTGCCGCTCGTGGCTCGCCGCGGCGCGGGACCCGGCCCTCTTCGCTGCCGTGGACCTCGAGCCCGCGTTCGAATCCGCCGGATCCAGCCGCGCCGATGCCGCCGAGTGGTGGACCCCGGCGTTCCAGCGGCGCGTCGACGCCATGCTCCGATCCGCCGCGGTGTGGGCGGAGGGGTCGCTCCGAGAAATCCGAGTTCGTCACTGTTCTGATGAGGCCCTCTGCTTCGCTGCCGAGAG GAACCTGTTGAACTGGCTTGACCCTTCACAGCATTCTGGTATAGTTCCAGATGAGTATTTAAGAGCCTGTCCTCAAGATGGAGACAGGGAGGCTATGACAATTGGCAGGTTCATGCCAAAGCTGAAGCATGTTGAACTCCGCTTTTCCAAACTATCTGTTAGTGGTCTCATTTCAGTGTCAGAGGGTTGTGGAGATCTGGAATTCTTGGATCTCTTTGGGTGTGCTAATTTAACGAGCAGAGGGATAGAGCAAGCTTCCACCAATCTGAAGAATCTTAAGACACTCATAAGACCCAACTTCTACATCCCAAGATCCATGTTCCATACAGAGAGATATGGGCATTGGAGGTTGTATGATGAAAGGTTTCAGACCAATGTTTTCCAAATATGA
- the LOC135608793 gene encoding stress response protein nst1-like — MRAVMGSVVRSKHISLAKASAVLSRFAANENAARPDVAAYVRCASAAFDELVGFCHEIRAASKRSELEKSLMEEEGDEDRNKKKRRRRGRDEQVDGEVVEDADLVDRDGNRCGDVGDSGSDVERKKKKARNEANEEERSKLSKEELGQLKDKKEQYNKRKKNKC; from the coding sequence ATGAGGGCGGTGATGGGATCCGTGGTCCGCTCGAAGCACATCTCTCTCGCGAAGGCCTCCGCCGTTCTCTCCCGCTTCGCCGCGAACGAGAATGCCGCCCGCCCGGATGTCGCCGCCTACGTCCGTTgcgcctccgctgcctttgacgaGCTCGTCGGCTTCTGTCACGAGATCCGAGCCGCCAGCAAGCGCTCCGAGCTTGAGAAGTCGTTAATGGAGGAGGAGGGGGACGAGGATCGGAACaagaaaaagaggaggaggaggggcagAGATGAGCAAGTCGATGGAGAGGTCGTGGAAGACGCCGATTTGGTGGATCGAGATGGTAATCGTTGTGGAGACGTAGGTGACTCTGGTAGCGACgtggagaggaagaaaaagaaggctaGAAACGAAGCCAATGAGGAAGAAAGAAGCAAGCTTTCAAAAGAAGAATTAGGGCAACTAAAGGATAAAAAAGAACAGTATAATAAGAGAAAGAAGAACAAATGTTAG
- the LOC135585920 gene encoding nucleoid-associated protein At4g30620, chloroplastic-like isoform X1 yields MPSTSAVSGHFSDVLRPASWRPSAFPSSLLRECHKFNTNCVPCLYWPSSTREHKMKSLRVYGLFGGKKDKGENTNDASSKAGILGNMQNLYETVKKAQMVVQVEAVRVKKELEAAEFDGYCEGELIKVTLSGNQQPIRTEITEAAMELGPEKLSLLINEAYKDAHEKSVQAMKERMNNLAQSLGMPPDLSGLKQ; encoded by the exons ATGCCGTCTACGAGCGCTGTCAGTGGCCATTTCTCGGACGTACTGAGACCAGCTTCGTGGAGACCCTCCGCCTTTCCCTCCTCCCTCTTACGTGAGT GTCATAAATTTAACACAAATTGTGTGCCATGTTTATATTGGCCCTCTAGCACCAGAGAACATAAAATGAAGTCTCTCCGTGTATATGGTTTATTTGGAGGAAAGAAAGACAAGGGTGAGAACACTAACGATGCATCATCAAAG GCAGGAATTCTGGGGAATATGCAAAATCTATACGAGACTGTGAAAAAAGCCCAAATGGTGGTTCAAGTTGAAGCTGTTCGTGTTAAAAAGGAACTTGAAGC AGCGGAGTTTGATGGTTATTGTGAAGGTGAATTAATCAAG GTAACACTTTCTGGAAACCAGCAACCTATACGTACCGAAATCACTGAGGCTGCAATGGAGTTGGGACCTGAA AAGCTCTCTCTATTGATAAACGAAGCATACAAGGATGCACACGAGAAAAGCGTTCAG GCTATGAAAGAGAGAATGAACAACCTTGCACAGAGTTTGGGGATGCCACCAGATCTTAGCGGACTGAAGCAATGA
- the LOC135585920 gene encoding nucleoid-associated protein At4g30620, chloroplastic-like isoform X2, with the protein MPSTSAVSGHFSDVLRPASWRPSAFPSSLLRHKFNTNCVPCLYWPSSTREHKMKSLRVYGLFGGKKDKGENTNDASSKAGILGNMQNLYETVKKAQMVVQVEAVRVKKELEAAEFDGYCEGELIKVTLSGNQQPIRTEITEAAMELGPEKLSLLINEAYKDAHEKSVQAMKERMNNLAQSLGMPPDLSGLKQ; encoded by the exons ATGCCGTCTACGAGCGCTGTCAGTGGCCATTTCTCGGACGTACTGAGACCAGCTTCGTGGAGACCCTCCGCCTTTCCCTCCTCCCTCTTAC GTCATAAATTTAACACAAATTGTGTGCCATGTTTATATTGGCCCTCTAGCACCAGAGAACATAAAATGAAGTCTCTCCGTGTATATGGTTTATTTGGAGGAAAGAAAGACAAGGGTGAGAACACTAACGATGCATCATCAAAG GCAGGAATTCTGGGGAATATGCAAAATCTATACGAGACTGTGAAAAAAGCCCAAATGGTGGTTCAAGTTGAAGCTGTTCGTGTTAAAAAGGAACTTGAAGC AGCGGAGTTTGATGGTTATTGTGAAGGTGAATTAATCAAG GTAACACTTTCTGGAAACCAGCAACCTATACGTACCGAAATCACTGAGGCTGCAATGGAGTTGGGACCTGAA AAGCTCTCTCTATTGATAAACGAAGCATACAAGGATGCACACGAGAAAAGCGTTCAG GCTATGAAAGAGAGAATGAACAACCTTGCACAGAGTTTGGGGATGCCACCAGATCTTAGCGGACTGAAGCAATGA
- the LOC135584683 gene encoding F-box protein SKIP1-like isoform X1 produces the protein MAEVIEEGAREAEANRDWSELTPVCLANVLRRLTLEDRWKGAMLVCRSWLAAARDPALFAAVDLEPAFESAGSSRADAAEWWTPAFQRRVDAMLRSAAVWAEGSLREIRVRHCSDEALCFAAERSLNLQTLSIRSSQSVTDRSMFKIATCCPLLGELDISNCYEISYKSLEMIGQNCANLKILRRNLLNWLDPSQHSGIVPDEYLRACPQDGDREAMTIGRFMPKLKHVELRFSKLSVSGLISVSEGCGDLEFLDLFGCANLTSRGIEQASTNLKNLKTLIRPNFYIPRSMFHTERYGHWRLYDERFQTNVFQI, from the exons ATGGCGGAGGTCATCGAGGAAGGGGCGAGGGAGGCGGAGGCGAACCGCGATTGGTCGGAGCTGACCCCGGTGTGCCTGGCTAACGTGCTCCGCAGGCTGACCCTGGAGGACCGGTGGAAGGGGGCGATGCTTGTGTGCCGCTCGTGGCTCGCCGCGGCGCGGGACCCGGCCCTCTTCGCTGCCGTGGACCTCGAGCCCGCGTTCGAATCCGCCGGATCCAGCCGCGCCGATGCCGCCGAGTGGTGGACCCCGGCGTTCCAGCGGCGCGTCGACGCCATGCTCCGATCCGCCGCGGTGTGGGCGGAGGGGTCGCTCCGAGAAATCCGAGTTCGTCACTGTTCTGATGAGGCCCTCTGCTTCGCTGCCGAGAG GTCATTGAATTTGCAAACCCTGTCAATAAGGAGTAGCCAGAGTGTCACTGATAGATCAATGTTCAAGATTGCAACTTGCTGCCCCTTGCTTGGTGAATTAGACATAAGCAATTGTTATGAAATTTCTTACAAGTCGCTTGAGATGATTGGGCAGAACTGCGCTAATCTGAAAATTCTCAGAAGGAACCTGTTGAACTGGCTTGACCCTTCACAGCATTCTGGTATAGTTCCAGATGAGTATTTAAGAGCCTGTCCTCAAGATGGAGACAGGGAGGCTATGACAATTGGCAGGTTCATGCCAAAGCTGAAGCATGTTGAACTCCGCTTTTCCAAACTATCTGTTAGTGGTCTCATTTCAGTGTCAGAGGGTTGTGGAGATCTGGAATTCTTGGATCTCTTTGGGTGTGCTAATTTAACGAGCAGAGGGATAGAGCAAGCTTCCACCAATCTGAAGAATCTTAAGACACTCATAAGACCCAACTTCTACATCCCAAGATCCATGTTCCATACAGAGAGATATGGGCATTGGAGGTTGTATGATGAAAGGTTTCAGACCAATGTTTTCCAAATATGA
- the LOC103983185 gene encoding early nodulin-like protein 14 gives MASSRSSSLVCIALLFVSITSSEARDFLVGGNVNAWRVPPTTTDSLNQWAEKNRFQVGDSLVWRYDAGKDSVLQVTREAYLSCKKTSPIAEHKNGATVVELHRSGAYYFISGAEGACEEGEKLIVVVMSERHSLRGLAPAPSPAEYSEGPAIAPTSGASRMEKVLKSSVAGALLVLGIVL, from the exons ATGGCGTCTTCGAGATCTTCATCGCTCGTCTGCATCGCCCTTCTTTTCGTGAGCATTACCAGCTCCGAAGCAAGAGACTTCTTGGTCGGAGGCAATGTCAACGCGTGGAGAGTCCCACCCACCACCACCGATTCCCTCAACCAATGGGCCGAGAAGAACCGGTTCCAAGTAGGCGACTCCCTCG TTTGGAGGTACGACGCCGGAAAGGACTCTGTGCTGCAGGTGACCAGGGAGGCGTACCTGAGCTGCAAAAAGACGAGCCCGATAGCGGAGCACAAGAACGGGGCGACCGTGGTGGAGCTGCATCGGTCGGGGGCGTACTACTTCATCAGTGGGGCGGAAGGGGCGTGCGAGGAGGGGGAGAAGCTAATCGTGGTCGTGATGTCGGAGCGGCACTCGCTTCGCGGCCTCGCTCCGGCTCCCTCCCCCGCAGAGTACTCCGAAGGCCCAGCGATCGCACCAACCAGCGGCGCTTCGAGGATGGAGAAGGTCCTGAAGAGTAGCGTTGCAGGCGCTCTGCTGGTTCTGGGGATTGTACTGTGA